The following proteins are encoded in a genomic region of Magallana gigas chromosome 1, xbMagGiga1.1, whole genome shotgun sequence:
- the LOC117687739 gene encoding uncharacterized protein: MYRKTGSKSEPYSPPTPPGTPHKDRKHSSLVDKQELQSRYQGHLMPPFFPPKRMSPLQIDTSYGNTPNQVPIRSESFTEGQPSEPPPSPGFFIPTTAELTDQQKGYIRDIVHRLSTENSTLPIAPETAVSSPQPFPLQDPANFRLKRQISTESSDSADIKFSSKGPTKRLNTSPKREHIRPEENDNKLLQKLDPLKLCSPAKTQISPPPYTATIQWVLKQEDPNPSTEEDFIPASKIIQNQQPEKTVMTTSTPNTEHQSRERNDSFSSKDFHQEMMGGFQGRGRDPTTTGTTTKSNNPMVTERGFVFPKVPSVSDPIPFSPRIVGNPPQFKARNPPPKNVLEYIKSELEKPPSLDDVSSDSVFGSSASPPEYRQNYIGLLRHKALRSFSDIERSPSKSETEEIQAILRELKRCLSDPTFTSPSQKAMLREERLVRGFFPSNDLSEEESPPDSFDHVEEHAQINVELRRMNSYMKSQLEAMKKHHAKRQLFSPLSSEGSRSSNTYQQQDNPEEFARWIVEELRTMSAQRQPMYENPGAADRGRGQYGDRVDGSAAAACTSAYCKHRQDKSPVQQFLPPPTASPRQRQPSPSARMSAPSPSPCASSGPGQGSSPWTPTTPRKRKREQVEMRIACESIAEESDHVTETLRSLEHAPALGRKCKCASVEEEILQMAVDAYAKIRRADDSPKSFNRFQGELCQTNNRILDAMKILSAIKAICKHGRTIDDIYPGSIIFVISCPSVTSLDELWRMYVTGDLCRLVNDGFLTDSIRTKHQAYDVRLRVEISKEQYIRCRKRLAESNALESSFSKSDTEIMSIGSCSKENISSPYRRKTIKNLTVVHMRSSSEPTHHTHSPSNSPSYVCSPFSPRDRKFSYPVAGEQSPRRAFQELQFPSSPTLRRVFNFDLTLTPSSTSPKRKSFAEPPPWENDIENEADTLTSPKRFNYGNNSYFRF, from the exons ATGTATAGAAAGACCGGAAGTAAGAGTGAGCCGTATTCCCCGCCCACTCCGCCCGGAACTCCGCACAAGGACCGGAAACACTCGTCTCTTGTGGATAAACAG GAGTTACAGAGCAGATACCAGGGACATCTAATGCCTCCTTTCTTCCCGCCAAAACGCATGTCACCCTTACAGATCGACACCAGCTATGGTAACACACCCAACCAGGTACCAATCAGAAGTGAGTCATTCACCGAGGGTCAGCCCTCAGAACCCCCTCCCTCCCCTGGGTTCTTTATTCCCACTACTGCAGAGCTCACCGACCAACAAAAGGGATACATCCGGGATATTGTTCATCGACTTAGTACCG aaaattcaacACTGCCAATTGCACCCGAGACTGCCGTGTCCAGTCCTCAACCATTTCCCTTGCAAGATCCTGCAAACTTTCGGCTTAAAAGGCAAATATCTACTGAAAGTTCCGACTCCGCTGACATCAAGTTTTCCAGCAAAGGTCCCACGAAACGACTAAATACCTCACCAAAGCGAGAACATATCAGACCGGAAGAAAACGACAACAAACTGTTACAGAAACTGGACCCGCTTAAACTGTGTAGTCCTGCCAAAACACAAATATCCCCTCCGCCATACACCGCTACTATTCAATGGGTACTAAAACAGGAAGATCCGAACCCGAGCACGGAGGAAGATTTTATTCCGGCTTCgaaaataatacagaatcaACAGCCCGAAAAAACAGTTATGACGACTAGTACCCCCAATACTGAGCACCAGAGCCGAGAAAGAAATGACTCGTTTTCGTCAAAGGACTTCCACCAGGAAATGATGGGGGGATTCCAAGGAAGAGGTAGAGATCCTACCACTACTGGTACAACTACAAAATCTAATAACCCCATGGTCACCGAACGAGGCTTTGTCTTTCCCAAGGTTCCCAGTGTATCCGACCCCATACCATTTAGTCCACGGATAGTCGGAAACCCCCCTCAGTTCAAAGCTAGAAATCCTCCTCCTAAGAATGTATTGGAATACATAAAATCTGAGTTGGAAAAACCCCCTAGCCTTGATGACGTCAGTAGCGATAGTGTCTTTGGCAGCAGCGCCTCGCCTCCAGAATACAGACAAAACTACATAGGACTGTTGAGACACAAGGCCCTCAGAAGCTTTAGTGACATCGAACGCTCGCCGTCTAAATctgaaacagaggaaattcaggcTATCTTGCGCGAGTTGAAACGATGTCTATCAGACCCGACCTTTACCTCGCCCAGTCAGAAAGCGATGCTTCGTGAGGAGCGACTCGTGCGGGGGTTTTTCCCGTCAAACGATTTATCGGAGGAGGAATCACCGCCTGACTCATTTGATCACGTGGAGGAGCATGCTCAAATCAACGTTGAGCTTCGGCGGATGAATTCGTACATGAAGAGTCAGTTAGAAGCCATGAAAAAGCATCATGCTAAGCGACAGCTCTTTTCACCTCTCTCCAGCGAAG gTTCCCGTTCCAGCAACACGTATCAACAGCAAGACAATCCGGAAGAGTTCGCTCGTTGGATTGTAGAAGAGCTTCGCACAATGTCCGCTCAACGTCAGCCCATGTACGAAAACCCAGGGGCCGCCGACAGAGGGCGAGGTCAGTATGGAGATAGAGTGGATGGCTCTGCCGCCGCGGCCTGTACCTCGGCGTACTGTAAACATCGACAAGACAAGAGTCCGGTTCAACAGTTCCTGCCTCCACCGACTGCGTCGCCGCGACAACGCCAACCCTCGCCGTCAGCAAGGATGTCGGCGCCATCGCCATCCCCGTGTGCTTCTAGCGGACCGGGTCAGGGGTCCTCGCCATGGACACCGACAACACCGAGAAAACGGAAACGAG AACAAGTGGAGATGAGGATAGCCTGTGAATCAATTGCCGAGGAATCCGATCATGTGACAGAAACGTTACGGTCATTGGAGCATGCGCCAGCGCtaggaagaaaatgtaaatgcGCTTCAGTTGAAGAAGAAATTCTACAGATGGCTGTTGATGCTTATGCAAAAATACGTCGTGCAGATGACAGCCCGAAATCCTTTAATAGGTTTCAGGGTGAATTATGTCAAACAAACAACAGAATTCTTGATGCAATGAAAATTCTCAGCGCCATTAAAGCTATATGTAAGCACGGCAGAACAATCGACGATATTTATCCCGGAAGTATTATTTTCGTCATTTCCTGTCCGTCGGTGACGTCACTAGATGAGTTATGGAGGATGTACGTGACAGGAGATTTGTGTCGGCTCGTGAATGATGGGTTTCTGACGGACAGTATTCGGACGAAACACCAAGCTTATGACGTCAGATTGAGGGTTGAAATCTCTAAGGAACAGTATATACGTTGTAGGAAACGATTAG CGGAGTCCAACGCCCTAGAGTCCTCTTTCTCTAAAAGCGACACAGAGATAATGTCTATCGGCAGCTGctccaaagaaaacatttcctCTCCCTACCGAAGAAAAACCATCAAGAATTTGACCGTTGTGCACATGCGCAGTAGCTCGGAACCTACTCACCATACCCACTCTCCGTCCAATAGCCCTAGTTATGTCTGCTCACCATTTTCCCCACGTGATCGGAAGTTTTCTTATCCGGTTGCCGGGGAACAGTCACCACGCAGGGCATTCCAAGAATT GCAATTCCCGTCATCCCCTACCCTACGCCGTGTTTTCAACTTCGATCTGACCTTGACGCCATCATCAACGTCACCAAAACGCAAAAGTTTTGCTGAGCCTCCGCCTTGGGAGAACGATATCGAAAACGAGGCTGATACACTGACGTCTCCTAAACGTTTTAATTATGGGAACAACTCTTACTTCAGGTTTTAA